A single genomic interval of Deltaproteobacteria bacterium harbors:
- the aroB gene encoding 3-dehydroquinate synthase, producing MKTIRVPFGSRSYTITIGRGAVRDLPRGLKKHLPSGRFVVLTNRTIARLYRSRIERILKRTKPLAWIVIPDGERHKNLKTVAGIYDRLVKVQADRKTGLVALGGGVVGDIGGFVAATWLRGIPYIQVPTTLLAQVDSSVGGKTGVDLRSGKNLVGAFYQPAWVLIDTDFLKILPRREFLCGLAEVVKYGVIRDKQFFGYLEKNIGKILNLDHNALERIIGRSLKIKAEIVSKDERERGLRSLLNFGHTLGHAVETLSGYRKIRHGEAVSRGMVYSAILSYERGLCPMAEVSRLYNLLRKTGLPVRWPAYSKKAYARVMAADKKGVGKKIRYIGIRGIGRAAVLPLTAWEILRYL from the coding sequence AAACAATTCGAGTCCCCTTCGGCAGTCGGAGTTACACGATCACCATTGGCCGTGGGGCCGTTCGCGATCTGCCGCGGGGGTTGAAAAAACATCTCCCCTCCGGCCGCTTTGTTGTCTTGACGAATCGGACGATTGCCCGGCTCTACCGCTCCCGGATTGAGCGAATCTTAAAAAGAACGAAACCACTCGCCTGGATTGTCATCCCGGATGGAGAGCGTCACAAAAATCTGAAGACGGTGGCGGGGATTTATGACCGTCTCGTGAAGGTTCAGGCTGACCGGAAAACAGGGCTTGTCGCCCTGGGAGGAGGGGTTGTCGGCGATATCGGGGGGTTTGTCGCCGCCACCTGGTTGCGGGGCATTCCGTATATTCAGGTTCCGACAACCCTCCTCGCGCAGGTCGATTCCAGCGTCGGCGGAAAAACCGGCGTCGATCTCCGCTCCGGCAAAAATCTGGTCGGGGCCTTTTATCAGCCGGCATGGGTGCTGATCGACACCGATTTTTTAAAAATCCTTCCGCGCCGCGAGTTTTTGTGCGGTCTTGCCGAGGTGGTCAAATACGGCGTCATCCGGGACAAACAATTTTTCGGGTATCTGGAAAAAAATATTGGAAAGATCTTGAACCTCGATCATAATGCGCTGGAGAGAATCATCGGCCGCTCCTTAAAGATCAAAGCGGAAATTGTCTCAAAGGACGAACGCGAAAGGGGTTTAAGGTCGCTTTTGAATTTTGGTCATACCCTCGGCCACGCTGTCGAGACCCTTTCCGGCTACCGGAAGATCCGTCATGGCGAGGCGGTGAGCCGGGGGATGGTTTATTCGGCCATCCTCTCTTACGAGCGCGGCCTTTGCCCGATGGCGGAGGTGAGCCGGCTCTACAATCTGTTGAGAAAAACGGGTCTGCCGGTCCGGTGGCCCGCCTATTCGAAGAAGGCCTATGCGCGGGTGATGGCGGCAGACAAGAAGGGGGTCGGAAAGAAAATACGGTATATCGGCATCAGAGGGATCGGGCGGGCGGCTGTTTTGCCGCTGACGGCGTGGGAAATTTTGCGGTATTTGTGA